The segment TCTTGATCTATAATTGATAAACAACTTTGAAAAGCATATACAGTGactcctcatttaacgttgtctcacttaacgttgtttcaatgttacgtccctgctcaattatcatagaatcatagaatatcagagttggaagggacctcaagaggtcatctagtccaaccccctgctcaaagcaggaccaattcccagctaaatcatcccagccagggctttgtcaagccgggccttaaaaacctccaaggaaggagactccaccacctccctaggtaatgcattccagtgtttcaccaccctcctagtgaaatagttaggcaacatgctcatttaaagttgtgcaatgctcccttataacgtcgtttggctgcctgcttgtaagattctgtggaagagcagcgactttacaagggagcattgcacaagttccgcttctccgcctcctcctcccagtgcttccccagctgtttggcggctcttaggactttctgggagggagaggcaggagtGGGGAAGCCCCGTgtctccactcctccctctccccccccgaaaatcctaagcgctgccaaacaacTGTTTAgcggctttggggggggggggggagggggaggatgtggcGTACTCCGGAGAGGATGTGgagcaggggaagaggtgggcccggagtggagcagggatgggaagaggtgggtctGGAGCATTCCCAGCAAAATCCGAACCTGTTctctggggaagctgctgctgcagctgcaaaggtgcttcctagcgtccttgcctgcagcgggctgtgcctgtgtggggtaagccagggggaCCTTCCCAACCACAACACAGTACAGCACAATACTGTACAGTATACAGTAGAAttccttttgtctgccccccccccccccccccaatttccttggaacctaacccctcgcatttacattaaatcttatgggacaactggattcgtttaacattgtttcacttaaagttgcatttttcaggaacataactacaatgttaagtgaggagttactatactgaaatataattaaaatgaacagTGACGGAAACAGAATTAACACTTCAAGATAAACTTGAAAAGTAAAGTGCTTTATTGCAAACTAGTTAGTGAAGAGAGATATTGCTAGTTTCTAGTTAGCACATTACTGCTGGAAAATGAGAGATCTTGTCAACACAGAACTTGCACTTCTATTTCAAATTCATTTGCTTACTGTTTAAGTAAAACTGTAGATTACTAAAACAGAGATTACATAACAAATTACTAACCTATATGAGTAAGTGGAACTTCGTGATCGACTTCTTGAGTGACTGTAGGATAGAGATCTTGTTCTATGCCTGGATTTAGATTCAGATTTACTTCGTGACCTACTTAGACTCCTGGATTGGCTGTTGTCATCTCTACTTGGAGGAGACTGTTCATCACTTGAACTCTCCTGGTTCCTTGGTCTCCGATTTAACCGTGCTGTCTTTCTAACTTCATCAAACAGAGATCCTGGCCTgactttatttttactttttatttctatTCTTAAACCTTGTGGCTTAGAATCAGGTGCTGAAGTACTGTTTGTAACTTCTGCAGTACTACTAGTAGTAGCAGATTGTAGATTACCTACACCTTGTAAAGGTTTCCATTTATTATCTATCATACTGCTTTGTACATTTTCagttatttcagttttcaaagtGTTTTCCACAGTAGCGACCATGGTGACGGAGCTACTGTCttgtatttctatttttttgaCTTCTTTAACATTGATCAATTGTTTAATACGGGTTCCTTGTTTGGCTGTGTCTGGTCCAGGGTTCTCATTCTGTAAATCTTTGTTTGCATTAATATTTAAAGTCTGAGATTTAGCACTCAGGATGACAGGAGACAAAATGTCCACAACCACCTTCCCAGGAGAGTTACGATCTGGAGTACAAATCTCCATGTTATCATCTGTCTGCATAACATCCTCTGATCCATTTTGTTTACTTTCTTCAATATGTTTAACACCTTTCTTTGAAGTAGCCACATTTATTTCTGGATTTAATGTACTGGCTGAATAGCTGTGCTCACTGTTGTCTTTACTAAAGTGACTATGCTCTGGTGATGTATTGCACGTAGTGTTCCTACTTGAGAGGTTCTCATCTTCACAAGACTTTTCACCATTTCCCGTTTTATCTTTGCACATTTTGTTGTTTTCATAAGCTTGTTGGTTTTTATCTTTACTGTCCCTGGTaagttgcttttgttttttatcatcTCTGGTAACAGGCTTTTCATTCATgtcctcatcttcctcctccccaaactCCAGTGGAGGCTGCCAGTGAAAAAGCTCTTTTTGTTTCTGAACCTTATGCTTCTTCTCTTTTTTCTCCTTTGatttctctttggcttttttGGAATGTGATTTTTTGAGGTTCTTTTTGGACccatgtttgtgtttttttgaCTTTCCTTTAATATTTGCCAAACTGGAGTGGGAATTCTCAGATGCAGAAGAGGAGGACTGTTGCTTGCTTGTTTTCCAAGTATGATCAGAAGAATCCAGAAAACCTTCTGAAGAATTTGATTTAGTTTTCACCCTGCTTTTGGTAAGACTGAGCTCTGTATCAGATCCTGATGTGGCCTCACCTTCCTCTTTACTGGATGAGGGCCTAGAATCTTCTCTACCGTTTCTAGTCTCTCCTCTTTCTGAATTTGATTCTGAGTCCCATTTACTGCCTGAATAAGTCTTTCTTTTTGTCTTTGCACCACTTCTATGCTGTTCAGAAGTTTTCTCCCTCAAAGATTTCTTTTTTGAATGGTCACTGTCCCATTCAGACTTGGATTTCTCCTCACTTCTGTCAGCAGTCAAATTGTTTTTATTCTCTTTCTGGTTGTCTCCTTCTGGTTGAGAATGTCCTTCTTTCTCCTGGACTGGCTGTATTTTAACAGAATCCTCACTATCTGTAGAAAAGTCTAAAGATGATcttctctcactctcttttcGTCCTTGAGAAGACTCATCACAGGTTTTACTCTTCCTGACAACTGTGCTACTATCAGAGCTACTCTCTTGCCTTTTCTTCAATGATTGGAAATTTTGCTCACTGGATTCAGATTTCCTTTTGCTTCCATGTCTATCGTCATCACTAAGAGAGTAATAAGATGATGACCCGCTATAACCTGACTGATCACTGCGGTATCTATTTGGTGATTGAGATCTGCCAGTTGACCGAGATCTTGATCTTGAACTAGATGGACTCCTTGATCTTGTATAAGATCTAGAGTAGGATCTGCTTCGAGAAGACCTGCTCCTTGATCTTAGCCAACTATCTGAACTTCTCTCACTATGAGACCTTGAATAACCACTTCGATCACTATCTGAACTCTTTTGTCGCTtacgggaggaggaggaggaagtattAACCTCTTTAATATTTGTTAAATTGTAGTTACTTTGGGTAGGCATTAAATGGGTTGTTTTAGCTTTCATTTCCTGAATTCGCTCATAGGATGGTTTCCAGGGCTTTTGTCCAGGTTTCCACCTGGAAGGTGGAGGACTGTCACTTAACGATATAACCGGAATATTTTCAGCTACAACAGGTTGTACTACAACAACTTTATCACTCTGTGGTATTGCTGCTCTTACAGGTTCAGTCTTATTTGGCTTATTTTCATTCAATTCTGCTTTAGTATTTCGTGGTGAATTTGAAACTGTCCTGTGATGCCTGGAGTTAGTGCTAGATCTTGATCTGCTTCGAGAATGAGACAATTTAGAGGCTGTTCTTGATCTAGAACTCCTTCTGGAATAAGACCTTGATCTAGATCTAGATCTGGATCTACACCTGGACCTGTAATATGATCGAGAATCTCTGCTTGATAGAGTTGATGAACTCTGGTCATCTTTGTCAGATTTAGACCAGTCTCTTCTGGATGAGTGTCTAGAAGATAATGAGGAAGAAGGAGACTTCCTCTCACGATCCCGAGATGACTTTGTCCTCCTGATAGAAGAACGAGAGGATTCTACCTCTGATGAGGGTGAGGTTctcttttttttagtttgtttatgTTTCTTGAAATGCTTTTGCTTTTTggctttctttttgtgttttgtcttctttttctcttttcgGTGCTTTTTGTGGTGGCTGGTATACCTCAGAGTACTGAGATCAGAATAGCCATTATGTGACCAAGATCTTGATCGCTGGGACAAACTTCTTTCATCCCATCTGCTTGAACATGGGTCActcaaccttaaaaaaaaaaaaaaaagtacacatTAAAGGAAATTCCTTAAAATTAGTTTGCTTATTTTCTACATCCAATATAGAATACCAATACAATTGGTTCTCCAGAGAGCTGAATGAAACTAGATACAGGAAAATGCTATATTTGGTCATATATAAGGCCTTCTGTCACAAGGGTACATATACATCTTAAAAAAAGCCTATTATACTATAACAAAAAATTCCCTTTCAGATGTGAAATGGCTTTAATTAATTATGAAGTTATTAGACAGCTAATTCTCATCTGGGAGATAATAGCTATCAATATCAGTTAAAATTATTAGTTTTACAGCATGCAGATAAGCTAAATGATGTTATTGGCTTATATACTGCACAATCTCACcatccaaaacaacaacaacaacaacaactggtAGCTTACCAGTACAGTAACGGTTGTTCTTTGAAATGTATTGTATCCATATACACTGCAGGTGTTTGTGCACCCAGTACACTCGAGTCAGACTTTTGTGAGAAGTACCACCAGATGGAGCATGTGCGCTGCTTTCCTCGTGCTCTGAGGTGAGGGCATAAAGCAGGTATGGCTACTGCCTCCCTCTCTATTCCGTCGCATTGTTGTATATAATGTCCAAAGTAGCAGAGAAAGTGGGAGGGTCCTGGAATGTATACGtgcacaacacatctcaaagaacaacttttttctcttttgtgtGATTGTGCACATATAAATTCCACTACTGGTGAAGCATAAGCAGTTCCCTTACAGGTGGAGGGACTTCAGATCATCTGAATAGATTGTAACACTGACTTGCCAACGTTGGCATTGTCACGAGACGCTTGAGAGATGGTGTAATGAGCGCAAAAAGTATGTACAGACAATCACATTACTGCCTTGCAGCCATCAGCAAATGCAACATTGGTCATAAATGTCGATGAAGTGGACATGGAGTGAAGTTACTCTTGGTGGAGGAGAGACTTCAGCAAGATTGCAGTAGAGCTTAATGCAGTCAAAAATCCAATGAGCAATTCACTGAATGACCCTTAACTTGCTCAGCATAAGCTACGAAAAGCTTGGGAGAACTCTAGTGAAGTCCAAGTAGAACACCAAAACTCTATGAACATCCAATGTATGAAGTGTTTTCTCAGCTTTAGAGGAAAGGTTTCAGGAAAAACACCGGCAAATTAATAGATTGACTCAGATGGAAAGCTGACACTACCTTAGGGTGTGATCTAAAGGAAACTGTCTTAATGGAAGTCCATGAAAGGAGGATCAACAAGAAAATTGTGATGTTCTGCAACCCTCTTAGCAGATGTGACTGCCACCAGAAAGGCCACTTTCATACACAGTAATGGTAATGAGGTTGTAGCCAGAGCCtcaaaaaggggtgtgtgtggcaagTCTATTGAATTTGGAGAGGACTAGACTGAGATCTCATATAGGTACAGGATCAGACATAGGAGAGTAAACATTGAGTAGATCTTTCAAAAAATCAGGAAACGAGAGGGTGAGAGAAAATGGAAAACCCATCTACTGGTGGATGTAGCGCAGAAATAGAAGCAGGTGAACTCTCACAGAACTAACTGAAAGTCTGACCATTTTGGGGCAACAGATACTCCAGTACATATGTAGCCTCTGTGTGAAGGGGCGATAAATGTTAAGATTGTGCCCAAATCAAAAACCTCTTCCACTTTCCTGCATATGTGGCTCTAGTGGGTTCCTTTTTGCTGTTCAAAGATGGTCTGAAGCTCTCGAGAGCACAATTTCTCATGAGAATTCAACCAGAAATCATCATGAGATCGAGAGATTGGAGGTTTGGATGTAGAGACTTACCTTGGTTCTGAGACAACAGATCCTCAACCAGAGGCAAAGTTAACGGAGGTCGAACAGAGAGCTGATGAAGGACTGTGAACCAATACTATCTTGGACGTGCCGGTGCATCAAGATTGAAGTTACTTTTCAGTTTTCTGAATACTCTTGGAATGAGAGGCATTGAAGGGAATGCACATAGAAGACAACTGGACGTGGAAAAAACAGAATCTGTGATGGAATCTGGGTTGCAGCCCATCCTGGAGCAAAATCCCGTGCACTTGTTGTTCAGGTTGGTTCCAAACAAATGTGTTAATGGTGAAAAATCTGGAGGAGAACGTCCTTCCTGATTGACCACTTGTGTTGGTCTATGAAAACCCTGCTGAAGGAACCTGCAAGTGTGTTTCTTAATCCTGGATGGTGAAAGTCCTCCAGGGAAACATGATGAATGCATAAATTCCATAGGATTGCTTCCTGGCACAGTTGGGACGATCTTGCATCTCCCTGCTTCTTCAGATAAAATATGGCAGTGGTGCTGTATGTAAGAACTTGTACCGCCAGGAAAGCAGAGGATGAAGCCTGAGCCCGCGTGGAGTGGGCGGTAAGGTGCGTGGATGGGGCACCAGCCAAGTCATAGCACGCATGGATGCAAGATGTGATCCAGGACGAGATGCGCTGGGAGGAGACTGGAAGGCCCTTCATCCGGTCTGCCACAGCAACAGTTTTCCTGAAGGGTTTCGTTCGCTCgatgtagaaggccagggccctgcgaaTGTCTAGGGAGTGCAGCTGTTGCTCCCGTAGAGAGGTGTGCGGCCTCAGGTAGAAGACAAGGAGGAATATGTCCTGGTTGACATGGAAAGCAGAAGCCACCTTAGGGAGGAAGGCTGGGTGGGGTCgcagctgtaccttgtccttgtggaacaCCGTATACGGTGGTTCCAATGTGAGTGCCCTGAGCTCAGACATGTGCCTTGCCAAGGTGAtagctacgaggaaggctgtcttccggGAAAGGTACAGGGGCAAGCAGGTGGCCATCGGCTCGAACGGGGCACCCATGAGTCTGGATaggaccaggttaagatcccacatAGGGACCGGTTGTCAAATTCGTGGGAACAGGAGCTCCAACCCCTTGAGAAATCTGCTGACCGTGGAATTGGAGAAGACCGAGCACCCATTTTTGCCTGGGTGGAAAGCCTCTAGAGAGGCTAATACCCCTGGCGGGATGGTAACCACTGTGCTCAAGCTGTCCTGACCGGGGCGGTATACTGTTGATAGCCAGGCTTTTTTTGGATGGTGCACCCTGATGGAAGATATTGCCAAGTCCTGCTGCTTTAAGGACAGGAGGTAGTCCAAGATGATAGGTACTGACGCCAATAGGGGGGATCGTATGATTCCGGGCACACCAGCAGGaaaaccgcttccacttggctaagtatgTGGACCTGGTAGAGGACTCCTGCTTCCCAAAAGGATCTGCTGGACCAAGTGAGAACAGCACAGCTCAGACTGAtttagccatgcagcatccacgctgtgaggtggagagaTTGCAGGTTGGGATGACAGAGTCGACCGTGATCTTGAGTGATCAGGTCTGGCCACAGTAGGAGTGGAATCGGGGTGTCCACCGACAGCTCTAGGAGAGTGGTATACAGGGCTGTCTGGGCAATGCTGGGGCGACCAGAATCAGATGGGCTCTGTCCCTGAGCAGCTTGATTAGGACCCTGTGGACTAGCGGGAATGGAGGCAAGGCGTAGCACAGGTGATCCTTCCACTGAATTAGGAAGGCGTCCGACAGGGAACCCGGAGAGCGCCCTTGGAGAGAGCAGAACACCTGGCATTTCCGATTCTTGCGAGAGGCGAATAGGTCTATCAGGGGAAAGCCCCACTTCAGGAAGACAGAGTGGATGACGTCTGGGCAAACGGACCACTTGTGAGCCTGGAATGATCTGCTGAGGTGGACCGCTAAGGTGTTCTGGACCCATGGGAGAAACGACGCCACCAGATGGatcgagtgggctatgcagaattcccacagacgAGTGGCCTCCTGACAGAGGGGAGATGACCGGGCTTCCCCTTGCttattgatgtaaaacatggccatagtgttgtctgtgaggactgcaACACAATGGCCTTGAATGCGCTCTTGGAATGCTAGACACGCCAGGCGCACTGCTCTGAGTTCCCGTATGCTGATGTGCAGGGATAACTCTCCTGCCAACCATAGCCCCTGCGTACGGAGGTTCCCGAGGTGGTCTCCCCATCCCAGGGATGACGCATCCGTGACTAGGGACACGGAGGGCTGCGGGACATGAAATGACACCCCTTCGCACACTGATTTGGGGTCCAGCCACCAGCCTAGAGAGGCTAATACCCCTGGCGGGATGGTAACCACTGTGCTCAAGCTGTCCTGACCGGGGCGGTATACGGTTGATAGCCAGGCTTGGAGTGGACGTAGTTGCAGCCTGGCGTGCCTGGTCAGAAacgtgcaagaggccatgtgtcccaggaggcATAGGCATGTTTTCATGGTTGAGGTTGGGAAGCTTTGCAGGCTGTGGACGATGTTCACCAGGGATTGGAAGCGTGCTTCCGGCAGAATTGCCCGGGCCAGGCCTGAGTCTAATACTGTTCCTATGAATTCTATCCTCTAGGTTGGTGCCAGAGTGGATTTCGCGACATTGAGCCGGAGGCCCAGCCGATTGAACATGTTCATGGTGAGCTGAACATGAGACTGCACCTGATCCCTGGAGCGACCCCGAATAAGCCAGTCGTCGAGATATGGGAACACTTGGACCCGTTGTCGACGAAGGGAGGCCGCCATCACAGCCATGCATTTGGTAAACACCCTGGGGGCCGTGGATAGGCCGAAAGGACAGTGAATTGAAAGTGCTGTTGATTGACCATAAAACGAAGGAAGCGTTTGTGCGCTGGGTAGATCGcaatgtggaagtacgcgtccttcatgtcgagggcggcgtaccagtctccaggatctaGGGAAGGAATAATGGTCCCTagtgagaccatgcggaacttcaactttaccataaATTTGTTGAGTCCACGTAAATCCAAGATGGGCCAAAGCCCACCCttggccttggggattaggaactAGCAGGAATAAAAGCCCTTGCCCCTTGACTCTCCCGGAACCTCCTCTATTGCTCCCAAAGCCAGGAGTGATTGGACCTCCTATAGAAGGaggtgctcgtgagaagggtccctgaagagggacagggaagggggggggggagaaagcaaATTGGAGGGAGTATCCTCTTTCCACCGTGCGTAGGACCCAACGGTCTGATGTTATGTAGGACCACGCATGGAGGAAATGGGAGAGACTATTTTGGAAAGGCGGGGAGGGATCCTGAAGACTGGTGCTCCGTCCTtgggcgcaccttcaaaagttctgcttaGGCCCTGCCGATGGCTTGGGAGGGCCCTGGGCTTGGCTGGCTTGGTATCCAGTTTGTTTCCTTTTACCACCTCGGCCGCGTCTTCTAAAGAAGTCCTATCTCGGCCGAGGAGGAGGGTACGACCTCCGAGACTGTGGTCTGAAGGGCCTTCTCTGCATTACTGGGGTATGCATTCCCAGAGAGCGCATGATAATTCTCGAGTCCTTCAGACTCTGCTGCCTTGAGCCTGTCTTCTCGGAGAATAGGCCCTGGCCATCAAAGGATAGGTTCTGGAGGGTCTGCTGTAACTCTGGTGGTAAGCCAGAGACCTGCAACCATGAGATACGGCACATGGCTACGCCCGAGGCCAGGGTCCTAGCTGCTGAGTCTGCCGCATCCAGAGAGGCTTGTAGGGAGGTTCTGGCCACCTTTTTGCCCTCCTCTACTATAGCCCCAAATTCCTCTCTGGACTCCTGTCCATTGTCTTGCCAGATTGTCTTGGCATTGGCCTGTATGGTTCGTATGACGGGGAGGGCAACTCCGGACGGTGCCTCTGCGGACAGAATGTCCACCACAGGGTCCTCtacctccaccacctcctctaCCTGGAGGTTCATATTGCACGCCACTCTGTGGAGTAGTTCCTGGTGAGCACGGAGGTCCATAGGAGGAGGGCCCGAAACCGTAGTCCCTGCCACTGCCTCATCGGGCGAGGACGAGGAAGATACCCCTGAGACTAAGGGATCCTGCGCGAGGTCCTCTTGAGGAGGATCTTATTGCTCAAGATCTATCAGGCTAGGAGCGTGGTCCTGCATTGGCGCTGGAGCAGTCGCCTCCAAgcctcccgggggtggggggtgggaagggagacaCAGTGACCTCCGGTACTCGGGGCTCCAAAGGGGCAGAATGGGAAGCTCCCGAAGGAGCCCCCTGGGCCTGATGGTATGCCCAGGGGGTCCAAAAGGACCACTGTGGGGGTTCGTGGCCCGGGTCCTGGCCTTCTTCTAGCCACTGGCCTGTACCACCCTCTCCCTGGTCCTGGGCGTGGTAGCCACCTTGTGAGTGTGACGACGCAGAGGCGGAGCGAGATGGCCAAGGCGGTGCTGTACGTGCCAGTGCCGAGTACCCCGGTGCTGTACCGTGCCATGGTGCCGGGAACCAGTGCCGTAAGGCAGAACGGTACCGAGACGTCGATCGGTGCCTGCAGTCGTATCGGTACCGGGAGCCTGATATGGATCTCAATGGCGACCTCCGGTAAGATTAGCGTCAGGATCGGCTCCGGGTCTAGTGCTGCTCTGACCGGTACCGGGAGTCCAATCGGTACCGGCCGTAGCGCAACTCGGATCTCCGTGAGCCGGAGCGGCATCGCAAGTACGACCGGCGCCGAGAACTAGAAC is part of the Chrysemys picta bellii isolate R12L10 chromosome 2, ASM1138683v2, whole genome shotgun sequence genome and harbors:
- the NKTR gene encoding NK-tumor recognition protein isoform X7, which gives rise to MGAQDRPQCFFDIEINREPVGRIMFQLFSDVCPKTCKNFLCLCSGEKGIGKTTRKKLCYKGSTFHRVVKNFMIQGGDFSEDENFVLKHDRAFLLSMANRGKHTNGSQFFITTKPAPHLDGVHVVFGLVISGFEVIEQIENLKTDTASRPYADVRVIDCGVLVTKSAKNVLEKKRKASTHSEASDSSSSSSTSSESSSESEAENEKSRRRKRKRRTKIKQSRKRRREEKKKEEPSSHSDKSDVNERKSVDLSTKRDKPVVRPEEIPPVPENRFLLRRDVPVVKVESEPKLLDVAPVLTDQKPSVSKSGRKIKGRGTIRYHTPPRSRSCSESDDDESSETPPHWKEEMQRLRTYRPPSGEKWSKGDKLSDPCSSRWDERSLSQRSRSWSHNGYSDLSTLRYTSHHKKHRKEKKKTKHKKKAKKQKHFKKHKQTKKKRTSPSSEVESSRSSIRRTKSSRDRERKSPSSSLSSRHSSRRDWSKSDKDDQSSSTLSSRDSRSYYRSRCRSRSRSRSRSYSRRSSRSRTASKLSHSRSRSRSSTNSRHHRTVSNSPRNTKAELNENKPNKTEPVRAAIPQSDKVVVVQPVVAENIPVISLSDSPPPSRWKPGQKPWKPSYERIQEMKAKTTHLMPTQSNYNLTNIKEVNTSSSSSRKRQKSSDSDRSGYSRSHSERSSDSWLRSRSRSSRSRSYSRSYTRSRSPSSSRSRSRSTGRSQSPNRYRSDQSGYSGSSSYYSLSDDDRHGSKRKSESSEQNFQSLKKRQESSSDSSTVVRKSKTCDESSQGRKESERRSSLDFSTDSEDSVKIQPVQEKEGHSQPEGDNQKENKNNLTADRSEEKSKSEWDSDHSKKKSLREKTSEQHRSGAKTKRKTYSGSKWDSESNSERGETRNGREDSRPSSSKEEGEATSGSDTELSLTKSRVKTKSNSSEGFLDSSDHTWKTSKQQSSSSASENSHSSLANIKGKSKKHKHGSKKNLKKSHSKKAKEKSKEKKEKKHKVQKQKELFHWQPPLEFGEEEDEDMNEKPVTRDDKKQKQLTRDSKDKNQQAYENNKMCKDKTGNGEKSCEDENLSSRNTTCNTSPEHSHFSKDNSEHSYSASTLNPEINVATSKKGVKHIEESKQNGSEDVMQTDDNMEICTPDRNSPGKVVVDILSPVILSAKSQTLNINANKDLQNENPGPDTAKQGTRIKQLINVKEVKKIEIQDSSSVTMVATVENTLKTEITENVQSSMIDNKWKPLQGVGNLQSATTSSTAEVTNSTSAPDSKPQGLRIEIKSKNKVRPGSLFDEVRKTARLNRRPRNQESSSDEQSPPSRDDNSQSRSLSRSRSKSESKSRHRTRSLSYSHSRSRSRSSTYSYRSRSYTRSRSRGWYSRDRSRSRSRSYHSYKSHSRTYSRSRSRSSSYDHHSRSRSYTYDSYYSRSRSRSRSPRSDSYRRSRSYDRRSRSYGSDSESDRSYSNNRSPSESSRSS
- the NKTR gene encoding NK-tumor recognition protein isoform X8 gives rise to the protein MANRGKHTNGSQFFITTKPAPHLDGVHVVFGLVISGFEVIEQIENLKTDTASRPYADVRVIDCGVLVTKSAKNVLEKKRKASTHSEASDSSSSSSTSSESSSESEAENEKSRRRKRKRRTKIKQSRKRRREEKKKEEPRCKRISNQRGSHSDKSDVNERKSVDLSTKRDKPVVRPEEIPPVPENRFLLRRDVPVVKVESEPKLLDVAPVLTDQKPSVSKSGRKIKGRGTIRYHTPPRSRSCSESDDDESSETPPHWKEEMQRLRTYRPPSGEKWSKGDKLSDPCSSRWDERSLSQRSRSWSHNGYSDLSTLRYTSHHKKHRKEKKKTKHKKKAKKQKHFKKHKQTKKKRTSPSSEVESSRSSIRRTKSSRDRERKSPSSSLSSRHSSRRDWSKSDKDDQSSSTLSSRDSRSYYRSRCRSRSRSRSRSYSRRSSRSRTASKLSHSRSRSRSSTNSRHHRTVSNSPRNTKAELNENKPNKTEPVRAAIPQSDKVVVVQPVVAENIPVISLSDSPPPSRWKPGQKPWKPSYERIQEMKAKTTHLMPTQSNYNLTNIKEVNTSSSSSRKRQKSSDSDRSGYSRSHSERSSDSWLRSRSRSSRSRSYSRSYTRSRSPSSSRSRSRSTGRSQSPNRYRSDQSGYSGSSSYYSLSDDDRHGSKRKSESSEQNFQSLKKRQESSSDSSTVVRKSKTCDESSQGRKESERRSSLDFSTDSEDSVKIQPVQEKEGHSQPEGDNQKENKNNLTADRSEEKSKSEWDSDHSKKKSLREKTSEQHRSGAKTKRKTYSGSKWDSESNSERGETRNGREDSRPSSSKEEGEATSGSDTELSLTKSRVKTKSNSSEGFLDSSDHTWKTSKQQSSSSASENSHSSLANIKGKSKKHKHGSKKNLKKSHSKKAKEKSKEKKEKKHKVQKQKELFHWQPPLEFGEEEDEDMNEKPVTRDDKKQKQLTRDSKDKNQQAYENNKMCKDKTGNGEKSCEDENLSSRNTTCNTSPEHSHFSKDNSEHSYSASTLNPEINVATSKKGVKHIEESKQNGSEDVMQTDDNMEICTPDRNSPGKVVVDILSPVILSAKSQTLNINANKDLQNENPGPDTAKQGTRIKQLINVKEVKKIEIQDSSSVTMVATVENTLKTEITENVQSSMIDNKWKPLQGVGNLQSATTSSTAEVTNSTSAPDSKPQGLRIEIKSKNKVRPGSLFDEVRKTARLNRRPRNQESSSDEQSPPSRDDNSQSRSLSRSRSKSESKSRHRTRSLSYSHSRSRSRSSTYSYRSRSYTRSRSRGWYSRDRSRSRSRSYHSYKSHSRTYSRSRSRSSSYDHHSRSRSYTYDSYYSRSRSRSRSPRSDSYRRSRSYDRRSRSYGSDSESDRSYSNNRSPSESSRSS
- the NKTR gene encoding NK-tumor recognition protein isoform X5 translates to MGAQDRPQCFFDIEINREPVGRIMFQLFSDVCPKTCKNFLCLCSGEKGIGKTTRKKLCYKGSTFHRVVKNFMIQGGDFSEDENFVLKHDRAFLLSMANRGKHTNGSQFFITTKPAPHLDGVHVVFGLVISGFEVIEQIENLKTDTASRPYADVRVIDCGVLVTKSAKNVLEKKRKASTHSEASDSSSSSSTSSESSSESEAENEKSRRRKRKRRTKIKQSRKRRREEKKKEEPRCKRISNQRGSHSDKSDVNERKSVDLSTKRDKPVVRPEEIPPVPENRFLLRRDVPVVKVESEPKLLDVAPVLTDQKPSVSKSGRKIKGRGTIRYHTPPRSRSCSESDDDESSETPPHWKEEMQRLRTYRPPSGEKWSKGDKLSDPCSSRWDERSLSQRSRSWSHNGYSDLSTLRYTSHHKKHRKEKKKTKHKKKAKKQKHFKKHKQTKKKRTSPSSEVESSRSSIRRTKSSRDRERKSPSSSLSSRHSSRRDWSKSDKDDQSSSTLSSRDSRSYYRSRCRSRSRSRSRSYSRRSSRSRTASKLSHSRSRSRSSTNSRHHRTVSNSPRNTKAELNENKPNKTEPVRAAIPQSDKVVVVQPVVAENIPVISLSDSPPPSRWKPGQKPWKPSYERIQEMKAKTTHLMPTQSNYNLTNIKEVNTSSSSSRKRQKSSDSDRSGYSRSHSERSSDSWLRSRSRSSRSRSYSRSYTRSRSPSSSRSRSRSTGRSQSPNRYRSDQSGYSGSSSYYSLSDDDRHGSKRKSESSEQNFQSLKKRQESSSDSSTVVRKSKTCDESSQGRKESERRSSLDFSTDSEDSVKIQPVQEKEGHSQPEGDNQKENKNNLTADRSEEKSKSEWDSDHSKKKSLREKTSEQHRSGAKTKRKTYSGSKWDSESNSERGETRNGREDSRPSSSKEEGEATSGSDTELSLTKSRVKTKSNSSEGFLDSSDHTWKTSKQQSSSSASENSHSSLANIKGKSKKHKHGSKKNLKKSHSKKAKEKSKEKKEKKHKVQKQKELFHWQPPLEFGEEEDEDMNEKPVTRDDKKQKQLTRDSKDKNQQAYENNKMCKDKTGNGEKSCEDENLSSRNTTCNTSPEHSHFSKDNSEHSYSASTLNPEINVATSKKGVKHIEESKQNGSEDVMQTDDNMEICTPDRNSPGKVVVDILSPVILSAKSQTLNINANKDLQNENPGPDTAKQGTRIKQLINVKEVKKIEIQDSSSVTMVATVENTLKTEITENVQSSMIDNKWKPLQGVGNLQSATTSSTAEVTNSTSAPDSKPQGLRIEIKSKNKVRPGSLFDEVRKTARLNRRPRNQESSSDEQSPPSRDDNSQSRSLSRSRSKSESKSRHRTRSLSYSHSRSRSRSSTYSYRSRSYTRSRSRGWYSRDRSRSRSRSYHSYKSHSRTYSRSRSRSSSYDHHSRSRSYTYDSYYSRSRSRSRSPRSDSYRRSRSYDRRSRSYGSDSESDRSYSNNRSPSESSRSS